In Pyrus communis chromosome 8, drPyrComm1.1, whole genome shotgun sequence, one genomic interval encodes:
- the LOC137741368 gene encoding putative disease resistance RPP13-like protein 1, with product MALGEVFLSAFLQMLLDRLTPCEILNYFVNFRGLGKKLEKWRTTLSTIGAVLSDAEERQLTEGVVKLWLDDLRDLAYDIEDMLDKFATQILKRMIEGREQANISNKIWRSFYKVKLRFDMNFEMKKITERLQDISERKEQFGLKDTGTSAKESRSLQSSGVLNEKLVVGRDDDKREIIELLSRKYEHAGTVNFGVVAIVGMPGVGKTTLAQLVFNHKDDAMKEFEPKVWVSVSDDFDVVRVTRAILESITSRPVEVEEFSKMQHDLSEQLRGKKFLIVLDDIWNKGDYDLYDLWTRLQSPFGIGAGGSKILVTTRDVNVAKFMGAAGVHNLECMRDDDCLEIFERHAFGELNDGKLVNYELIRRKIVEKCRGLPLAARTLGGLLRCKEKDEWEEILNNKLWNIADKSGILPVLKLSYHYLPSNLKRCFAYCSILPNDYEFREKQLVLLWMAEGLIQQKPEDNKQMEDLGRDYFRELLSRSLFQESSKNNSRFVMHDLVNDLAQWAAGEICSRLEDKQGDNLQRTCFRRARHSSFIAGQFDGVMKFEDLRKVEHLRTFLPLSLSDSRWWSKYLSHKVIFGLLPQLQYLRVLSLNGYKITELPNSIGDLRLLQYLDLSYTDITSLPDSTSTLYSLQTLILEGCSKLKSLPANMSNLINLRHLNNSDAYSLGGMPPQLGRLVNLQSLSNFVVSGGSDGSRIREIEFLSHLRGTLCISRLENVIDVEDARRANLKCKERLDSLVLEWSHSSDTREMESVVLDMLQPHTKLKELTIKSYAGKEFSSWVAVSLFSNMVLVRLEECNNCLSLPPLGQLPHLKELYIRGMNAVESVGVEFYGECISPFPLLETLELMDMQHWKEWLPFQLDHGSGVFPCLKTLFVKKCSKLEGKLPENLNSLVKLGIVKCEQLVVSIANYKQLRQLNIDCCKVLVHTAAKVEFELLESLCLSNISELMSLQTGELFQKGLTKVRDLKINGCEELMFSLKNEGRLLQQLTSLGHLEIEDNSLLVEELGNEAEELLQLQILECKLECLELKKCDNLLKLPKGLNQLSSLQELCIHKCPRLVSLPDVSLPHSLKDIKITECHSLIYLAKFQIPQNLRRIQIRDCKSLKSLVDEEVVGSSPLSSSHICLEYLKIQECQSLTSLSLSGQLLRTLKHLEIYDCLQLELIEEDGLSRYNTNHCLEYIRIWKCQNLKYLPNGLCHLINLQTLDIYYCGSLVSIPRLSGGRRASNLREIKITDCDKLEVLPEAMHSLNSLEELTIDYREGLSCFFPANLTSLTISKVKSCKSLWGLEWGLYRLTSLRKLWIYGNDPDMVSFPPDVVHTETLLPKSLTELLICGFPNLMKLSKGFQSLTSLQSLHLSNCPQLASIPEEGLPPSLTQLLIYGCVVLEERCERGKGRYWHKISHIPYIA from the coding sequence ATGGCACTGGGAGAGGTTTTTCTTTCGGCGTTTCTACAGATGCTGCTCGACAGGTTGACCCCTTGCGAGATTCTCAACTACTTTGTAAACTTCCGGGGTCTCGGAAAGAAGCTGGAGAAGTGGAGGACCACGTTATCTACAATCGGGGCGGTGCTGAGTGATGCTGAGGAAAGGCAACTGACTGAGGGTGTTGTAAAACTGTGGCTCGATGATCTCAGAGATTTGGCTTATGATATCGAAGACATGTTGGACAAATTTGCCACACAAATATTGAAGCGCATGATAGAGGGACGTGAACAAGCCAACATAAGCAACAAGATATGGAGATCATTTTATAAAGTTAAATTGAGGTTTGATATGAACTTCGAAATGAAGAAGATTACAGAGCGGTTGCAAGACATATCTGAACGGAAAGAACAGTTTGGCTTGAAAGATACTGGGACGTCTGCTAAGGAATCACGAAGTTTACAAAGTTCAGGCGTGTTAAATGAAAAGCTTGTTGTTGGAAGAGATGATGACAAAAGGGAGATTATCGAATTGTTGTCAAGAAAATATGAGCATGCAGGTACTGTCAATTTTGGTGTAGTAGCTATAGTTGGCATGCCCGGAGTCGGGAAGACGACACTTGCTCAACTTGTATTCAACCACAAAGATGATGCCATGAAGGAGTTCGAGCCAAAGGTGTGGGTATCTGTGTCTGATGACTTCGATGTTGTGCGAGTGACAAGGGCAATTCTTGAATCAATCACATCCCGACCCGTTGAAGTCGAGGAGTTCAGTAAAATGCAGCATGATTTGAGTGAGCAGTTAAGAGGAAAAAAGTTTTTAATCGTTTTAGATGATATTTGGAACAAAGGTGACTATGATCTATACGATCTCTGGACAAGACTTCAATCCCCTTTtggcatcggagctggaggaAGTAAGATACTTGTGACAACCCGTGATGTGAATGTTGCAAAGTTTATGGGAGCCGCTGGAGTCCATAATTTGGAGTGCATGAGAGATGATGattgtttggaaatatttgagcGACATGCATTCGGGGAACTTAACGATGGAAAACTAGTAAATTATGAGTTAATTCGAAGAAAAATTGTCGAAAAATGTCGTGGATTACCATTAGCTGCAAGGACTCTCGGTGGCCTTTTACGTTGCAAAGAAAAAGATGAATGGGAAGAAATATTGAACAACAAATTGTGGAATATAGCAGATAAGAGTGGCATTCTCCCCGTACTAAAATTGAGCTATCACTATCttccatcaaatttgaagaGGTGTTTTGCCTATTGCTCAATACTTCCAAACGACTATGAATTTAGGGAGAAGCAACTCGTCCTTTTGTGGATGGCAGAGGGTTTGATTCAACAAAAACCTGAAGACAATAAACAAATGGAGGATTTGGGTCGTGACTACTTTCGAGAGCTATTATCAAGGTCGTTGTTTCAAGAATCAAGCAAAAACAATTCACGATTTGTAATGCATGACCTCGTTAATGATTTAGCACAATGGGCAGCAGGAGAAATATGTTCTAGGTTGGAAGATAAGCAAGGTGATAACTTGCAACGTACCTGCTTTCGAAGGGCTCGCCATTCGTCTTTCATTGCTGGTCAATTTGATGGAGTCATGAAATTTGAGGACTTACGTAAAGTTGAACATCTGCGAACATTCCTGCCACTTTCGCTTTCAGATTCCAGGTGGTGGAGTAAATATTTGTCTCATAAGGTTATTTTTGGGTTACTACCACAGTTGCAATACTTACGAGTGCTCTCTTTGAATGGCTACAAAATAACTGAGCTGCCAAACTCAATCGGTGATTTGAGGTTGTTACAGTATCTTGACCTTTCCTACACAGATATAACCAGTTTGCCTGACTCAACAAGCACTCTTTACAGCTTGCAAACATTAATATTGGAAGGTTGTTCTAAATTGAAGTCATTGCCTGCGAACATGAGTAATCTAATTAATTTGCGCCATCTAAACAACTCGGATGCATATTCGTTGGGAGGAATGCCTCCACAACTGGGTAGATTGGTGAATCTCCAATCATTGTCTAATTTTGTGGTCAGTGGTGGGAGTGATGGATCAAGGATAAGGGAGATAGAGTTCCTATCGCATCTCCGTGGGACATTGTGCATCTCAAGATTGGAGAATGTGATTGATGTCGAGGATGCTCGGAGGGCCAACTTAAAATGCAAGGAGAGGCTTGATTCGTTGGTCCTAGAATGGTCTCATTCAAGCGACACAAGAGAAATGGAATCTGTTGTGCTTGACATGTTACAGCCTCATACAAAGCTCAAGGAGCTCACCATCAAGAGTTATGCCGGAAAGGAATTTTCATCGTGGGTTGCAGTTTCTTTGTTCTCTAATATGGTGCTTGTGCGGTTAGAGGAGTGTAACAATTGTTTATCATTGCCGCCTCTCGGACAATTGCCTCATCTCAAAGAACTTTATATTAGAGGAATGAATGCAGTGGAAAGTGTTGGTGTTGAGTTTTATGGAGAGTGCATCTCGCCTTTTCCGCTATTAGAGACTCTTGAGCTTATGGATATGCAGCATTGGAAGGAATGGCTTCCTTTCCAACTAGATCATGGAAGTGGTGTTTTCCCTTGCCTGAAAACGCTCTTTGTAAAAAAATGTTCAAAACTGGAGGGTAAGTTGCCGGAGAACCTCAATTCTTTAGTAAAGCTTGGAATTGTTAAATGTGAACAATTAGTGGTTTCAATTGCCAACTACAAACAACTTCGTCAGTTAAACATTGACTGTTGTAAAGTGTTGGTGCATACAGCTGCTAAGGTtgagtttgagttgttagagtccTTGTGCCTTTCAAACATTTCGGAGCTGATGTCTCTGCAAACAGGGGAATTGTTCCAAAAGGGATTAACCAAGGTTAGAGATTTGAAGATTAATGGATGTGAGGAGCTGATGTTTTCATTGAAGAATGAGGGTAGATTATTGCAGCAGTTGACTTCTCTTGGCCATTTGGAAATTGAAGACAACTCTCTTCTAGTTGAAGAATTGGGAAACGAAGCAGAGGAGTTACTGCAATTGCAAATACTGGAGTGCAAGCTTGAATGTCTGGAGTTAAAGAAGTGCGACAATCTTTTGAAGCTACCAAAAGGGTTAAATCAGTTGTCGTCTCTTCAAGAGCTTTGCATACACAAATGTCCACGTCTAGTTTCTCTTCCGGATGTTAGTCTGCCACATTCTCTTAAAGACATCAAGATTACAGAGTGCCATTCATTGATATATTTGGCAAAATTCCAGATTCCCCAAAATCTCAGAAGAATACAGATACGAGACTGTAAAAGTTTGAAATCACTAGTAGATGAGGAGGTTGTTGGTTCTTCTCCGTTGTCTTCTTCTCACATTTGTCTTGAGTACTTGAAAATCCAGGAATGTCAATCTCTGACGTCGTTATCATTGAGCGGCCAGCTTCTTAGGACGCTTAAACACCTTGAGATATACGATTGTTTACAGCTGGAGTTAATCGAAGAGGACGGGTTATCCCGCTACAACACTAATCACTGTCTTGAATATATAAGGATCTGGAAGTGCCAAAATCTGAAATACTTACCCAATGGCTTATGCCACCTCATCAATCTTCAGACGTTGGATATTTATTACTGTGGAAGTCTTGTTTCTATCCCCAGACTGAGTGGGGGGAGAAGAGCCTCCAACCTGAGAGAGATCAAGATAACCGATTGCGACAAATTGGAGGTGTTACCCGAAGCCATGCACAGTCTCAACTCTCTTGAGGAATTGACCATCGACTACCGTGAAGGTTTGAGTTGCTTCTTTCCCGCCAACCTCACATCACTTACAATTTCGAAGGTCAAGAGCTGTAAGTCATTGTGGGGGTTGGAGTGGGGATTGTACAGACTCACCTCTCTTAGAAAATTGTGGATCTACGGCAATGACCCGGATATGGTATCGTTTCCACCCGACGTGGTCCACACGGAGACGCTTCTCCCCAAATCTCTCACTGAACTATTAATTTGTGGTTTCCCGAATCTGATGAAACTTAGCAAGGGCTTTCAATCCCTAACGTCTCTTCAATCTCTGCATCTCTCCAATTGTCCACAGCTAGCATCCATTCCAGAAGAGGGTCTTCCTCCTTCACTTACACAACTTCTCATCTATGGGTGTGTTGTGCTAGAAGAGAGATGCGAACGAGGAAAAGGACGCTACTGGCACAAAATATCCCACATCCCTTACATAGCGTAG